The genomic interval TCAGAACGCAGAGCATTGATGGTTTCCTGCATGCACACAGAAGACATACGCAGCAGTTACACAAACCAATAATGTAGCCTAATCTTCATAAAGACTCATTTAAATGCATTAGATTCATTGTATTACAAAGATATGTTTTGCTCATATGTATTTATCATTATCTGACCTGCAATTTCTGCAGGTGCTTCCCGTCCAGCTTTGTTTTCTGGAAGGCACAGTGCAAATCTGCAGCTTTTTCCTTTTGCTCCTCTGTAGCTTCCGTGTACTTCTGCAGTTCTTGTTGGTATCTCTGCCACATCTCCTTCGCTGTGCTTCCCCCTGCAGGCTACATGACAATATACAGCACAAATGCAAATCAAAGAACCGCTGAATCAACACAACTCATTCTACAGAAGTTTTACTAAAGCACTTTAGCGTTTTACTTTTAAAGTCTATTGGGTTGTGTCACATTTttcatacagtatgtcacattTTGTAGTCACATCTATTTTTGTAGTCTGGTTTTGCTATAAATGAAGACATTGAGAAATATCCTACCAAGGTTTTGACGTCATTACGAGTAAACTGTTCGTCCTGTCTGGCCACGCTGGATATTTCATCATAGTGTTGCTCCAAGGCAACGGTGGCTGCTTCCAGGTACTCAGTCTCCTGCTGATGCTGCTTCAAAAGTCGTtccctgaaagaaaaaaaaaaacataaaacactcAGTGCACTGGACTTTATTGGAAGGATGAAACAAATGAACATGTCAGCGTTGTAGTGAAGTCACTTGAGTTCAAATCACACTCAAGTCTCTGGTCAGCAGGATTGACTTAATCAGAAGGACTTTCGCTGTTTCTgtgaaatatactgtagaagCATACTTTGACTACAGTTTCCTATTAATGAAGAAATAACTACTACagcctgtttattattattattattattaaaagtattttatagagggcctttaaaagcagcttctcaaagcgctgtacacaacataagcagtacacagaaaaaaataacgatagataaataaaaataacaacaataataaaaatagacatcAGCAAGCAGATGCTActttaaaaaagtatgtatgTCTTGAGCTGAGTTTTAAATAtgtcaaaggtctgagcttcgcTAAGTTCGATAGGAAGAGTCTTCCAAAGGGTAGGAgcgtagacagaaaaagccctgtcacctaTAGATCTTAagcgggtttgtggaacagttaacaaaccacactgtgaggagcgcagtccgcgatttggggtgtaagggattaacaAAGCAGATAAATAATgcggagccaagccatgtaatgcttttTATATCAGGATCATAATTATAAAATTGGACAAGGAACATGATCGGGAGCCGgtgcaaggactccagaacagaGTCAGATGTGACAGAAATTTGTTTGCGAACATtatcaatcttagaattaaaaaactgaagaaaagaattacgTAGCTGTTGAGAAACAGGCAACATGGTAACAGCATTAACTTAaagcaatctgtttatggtttggaacaagtgtctgggatttCCTTGATCTACATGCACAATCAAGCATGCAAAGTGTCCAATTCAAAGTGAAAAGCATGTGTATGAATGGAAAACGTTTCTGTATACCTCTCTCTGCTGTACTCGGTGCTGACTTCCTCAAGACTGGTGTTCCAGTGTGAGTCTAGTGCTGCCAGTCGGCTTTTCTGTACCTCCAGCAGATGATCCACACACTGGAGATGAGCCCTGTGAGACACTGCTGACTGCTGCTCCGCTTCACTCAGGTCATCCACCAGTAACTgcaacatttacacacccattaGACATTACACAACTTGGATTGACATGCTTCAAACACATATGCCACTTTATCTACAACATGTGAATCTCCCAACTTTAATGGCATTGTCCTTGCAGTCCACAACTCTCTCGAAAGTTTGCCTGAGTATTGCGAAATCTTCACGCAGCTCTGCCGCTCGAGCCTGGAGCAGGTTCGAACGCCACTGCTGGTTCAACTTCTTCAGGTTAACTTTGCTGTTCTGCTCTTCCTTCTGCAGTTTGTCCTACCAAAACACAGTGAATATGACATTAAACCCACAGCACCAGCTATAGACAATTATGTCTGTGGACCTAAAAATATTCATTCTTATAAATGACCTCATTTAAAgttaatatgtaaatgtataatttatgtattaattGTGAATGTCTATCAAATTTGAAGTTATGTAgatgagtacacacacacacacacacacacacacacacacacacaccataaggGTCTGTGTGCGCTGATCTTCTTTAAGTTTGGCATTGGCTTCTTCAGCCTCAGCATTCTTCTGCATGAACACCAGTCTCTCCTCCTCCGTCATCTGCTTTCCgcctcctcccttcttccctCCTTTCTTCGGCATAATTGCTTTATTCCTGTGGAAATACAATCACTCTATTTCTCTAGAAATACTGAAGGTCTCTGCTTATGTTGGCTTTATAAAGGTTTTGGGATATTCCGAATTCTAAATGCTTTTCGAATTCCATTGTGCCAGTTACGTCACGACTAGCGAATATATTTCACAGAATGCACCGCAAACTACTAATACGGCcgacgactacaactcccagtGCAGTAAAGACACGCCCCCTTTTCCTGAGGACCAATCACACACTGACTATCACATCATGCTactacagtggttttcaaagtgggagccgccagggggcgctcggagggcctcaacaatttggtgtgaaaaataaaatgtatgttttctctttctcaatctcagacaaccacacacacacacacacacacagacaatcaattcctaatgtaatgtaaagatgtaagatgtaattattaatcaaaaagggggatatattcagaagtctgtatttttaatgtgttttaaagacatcttgcaaaaggggggccttggtcaaatgttaatgccatttggggggccttgccctggaaatgtttgggaacccctgacttaagagactctctctctctctctctctctctctctctctctctctcacacacacacacacacacacacacacacacacacacacacaccgaccgCCACTGTGCAGTGTACGCTCAATTACCTTGTGTTTATGATACTGTGCTttgtttgttcttgttttcaccTGGTTTACATTCACGACCTTGATTCTCCGCCTTGCctgttttggattgtttgcaTTGTCGTTGACCTCAGCCTGTTATTGTTTCTTGAATTCTGCTTGCCCCTTTGGATTTGCTGTCTTATTAAACTGGCCTACCTGCACTTGTTTCcttctcagcctccattatgtgACTGGGTGGAAGatccttttattttataaaaaatttttaaagagAATTTTTATTCTTGAGGAATCGGTAATACatctgttttacatgtaaaatgtattacacgttattacagcctagttatcttgttcaaagtagttataatgttcagaaacatttttgatcattcatgttccacacCTGTCTATTATATAGTCTTTATAAAAGTCACCAAAGTTGtgtaaaaaatcataaaagttatgaacagtaattttaaaaagtagaaaaacacaaaagtaattaaaaaaatctatttatctaCCAacaacagattatagattaggttaaatatagatagattttatatagaatagataatcattatacctgatCTCCTCTAATATTGGGGAGGgtgtgccacatgataggggaggctttagttacaaaaggttgagaacttCTGTTCTAGAGGAATCTGGAatacatacacaatatggccaaaagtttggctacacctgaccatcacactcatatgtgggccttcaTTAACTTCTACcaaaaagttggaagcacaccaTCGTAAAGGATGTCATTGTATGCTgtagatcagtggttctcaacacgGGGGATGCGGAGAGATTGGATGgggggtgcaaattgttttcaagaaataaacacagacagggcatcatttgtgtactctgtttattttactgcttttcaagtagaatgtgcataaatggaaaaCCCCATATTCCCTCTCCCGCTgtatttctttttgctggggagaggcggagcttagcctggaTTTTATctagaccagtgttgccaatttagcgacttttcagacccctttagcaacttgtttttgcaaaaaaaaaaaagtgcctaacAAGAAATCTAGCGacattttggacaaaccttagcgactttccaaatgtcgccagtactgtcctgcaagatttaacaatgtcatggataacgagacgtgcccttcgtcccaatttacatcattcgtatGCGAATGtgaatcaaaaacagattatagattaggttatatatagatagatttttatatagaatagataatcattatacctggtcttctcatgtggggggggggcacatgATAGGATAGACTTGGgagggctttagttacaaaaggttgagaacctctgctgtAGATTTAAGgtttccctttactggaactgagacccaaacctgttcccaCATGACAGTGTCCCTGTTAACAAAGCGAGCCCCAAagagacatggtttgccagagttggtgtggaagaacttgggTGGCCCAGACCTGACCCCgcccccactgaacacctttgggatcaACTGTAATGCTGACTGCAAATGACTGTCTGATCTCAAAAgtgtctgatctcactaatgctcttgtggttgaatccCCAtaaccacactccaaaatctagtgaaaagatttcccagaagagtgaaggctGGTATAATAGCAAAGTACCAACTTCAGAATGCCCTTGGTTTTGGaaagggatgttcaacaagtatATATGGACATgacagtcaggtgtccacatacttttggctatatagtgtatataaagtcATTGATCTAGACACTTTTTTAGTGCTGGAACATTTGCTTTGAATGAAATGTAGATTATGTAGGAAAATGAAGTAGGAGACGTTTCTGACACCAATTTaccaataaacaatgcaaaataaatcaaataaaaaagataTGAAGTTTTCATTGGTCCCAGCCTCATGTTCAGATCCAGTGAAATGTAGCTTTGAATGGAAACATATTTTAATTCTGGAATCAAAAAAAGTGAGATGATCCACACACTGGAGATGAGCCCTGTGAGACACTGCTGACTACTGCATGCTTCAAACACATATGCCACTTTATCTACAACATGTGAATCTCCCAACCTTAATGGCGCTGTTCGTGCTGGTTCAACTTGTGCAGGTTAACTGTGTTCATAATGTTGGTCTGAACAGGGGTTTAATGATTATACAAATAaccataatgtaaataaatactaaaatacaCCAGTTTTCAGGTGAGTACATACCAACATACAATActttctcacacacccacacacccacacccacaccttaAGGAGCTGTGTCAGCATATTTCCTTTTCCTTTGGCACTTTCTTCTTCGGTCTGAGCTTTTCCATCTCTGCTCTTCTTGTCTCCTTTTTAACGGCTCTATTTCAAGCCTgtccagaaaacaaacaaacaagtaaatacataaataaatatactgtttgTATTTCCAATGTTGCATTGCAGGAAATTTAATCCAGATAAGATGGAGGGAACAATTGCAAATGGTAACAGCACATAATATTTTATCTGTGCTTTAGCTGGTTCCTCTAAACTAACATATGTTTGGTTCTCTCACTTGATACAAATTGCTATGAGCTCAATAATGCTTTGTTCAGAAAATGTacttgcatatactgtataatacataattttaagttttaaataaattaatgaatagaAAAAATACTCAGTAATTCCTAGCAAGACAACTACATTGACTTTGGCAGATGTTATTCTATTTTCACCTGGGTGCAAATAATTTCTGTCTTTCTATTGTCAGCTGGTGAAAACAGAATTGTGTACTATTTACTTATTATCACCCTGTAACCAGGTCTAGCCAATGTAGCCTACCTACCTAGCCAATCTACCTAACaactaaacattagcattagacaccattctatactgtattatacattTCTTCTATTATCTGCAATTATTTGCAAGTACTTGCATTTTACTGCAATTCTCTGTCATACTACAATTATTTATATCAGGCTGTTATTTGCACATTATTGGTATTTGTCCAACTACATTTGCTGTAATCCAATGTATGTATTTACTGTATCATACTGCATGCATCATGCTGTTTACCTCTATCTGTATACTGGTTATCTAAACCTATTGCataattcttatttatttcatttaatctaATTGCTGTTTGCATTACTGGTATACATCATACTATCTACCTTTACCTGTACACTGTTATTTTAACTTATTGCACCAtaaccttatttatttaatgtaacttATTTGCTATTTACACTACTAGTTGGAtgctaactgcatttcattgcctctgtacttgtactctgacagtgacaataaagttgaaccTAACCTAACCGAACCTAATGAGAGCTAACACTTGCAAACTACTGGtttacacaaaataatacaaccccaattccgaaaatgttgggacagtatggaaaatgcaaaaaacaagctaaaagagtcatttgaaaattaaattcatcctgtactatattgaaaatacattattaacacaACATTAGCACTGTGTAaaatcaccttttcttttaataatacttattaagtgtttggacactgaagacaccagttggttatgtttataaagtggaattttcctccattcatccattatgcatttcttcagctgcgct from Ictalurus furcatus strain D&B chromosome 11, Billie_1.0, whole genome shotgun sequence carries:
- the LOC128615194 gene encoding dynein regulatory complex subunit 2 isoform X1; amino-acid sequence: MPKKGGKKGGGGKQMTEEERLVFMQKNAEAEEANAKLKEDQRTQTLMVCVCVCVCDKLQKEEQNSKVNLKKLNQQWRSNLLQARAAELREDFAILRQTFERVVDCKDNAIKLLVDDLSEAEQQSAVSHRAHLQCVDHLLEVQKSRLAALDSHWNTSLEEVSTEYSRERERLLKQHQQETEYLEAATVALEQHYDEISSVARQDEQFTRNDVKTLPAGGSTAKEMWQRYQQELQKYTEATEEQKEKAADLHCAFQKTKLDGKHLQKLQETINALRSDLSSTQQENEALARCLRTECEEVTEKVQQLRAKLCSAQEAERTRLVNQIKCSDNACKKLQDIMGKGERLLSLADICRKLETEQEKVLPFYTSSVNAEELSQEKAHAMEAMSEELGQKMMDYTDLEKFWQRYNKVLLERLCLEREKKVLGEENQQLRILLKQYLDGISVSDEILQQQNALLMVSCSSLHASPASETQAHPRRTVIEAAHVVQHIL
- the LOC128615194 gene encoding dynein regulatory complex subunit 2 isoform X2 codes for the protein MPKKGGKKGGGGKQMTEEERLVFMQKNAEAEEANAKLKEDQRTQTLMDKLQKEEQNSKVNLKKLNQQWRSNLLQARAAELREDFAILRQTFERVVDCKDNAIKLLVDDLSEAEQQSAVSHRAHLQCVDHLLEVQKSRLAALDSHWNTSLEEVSTEYSRERERLLKQHQQETEYLEAATVALEQHYDEISSVARQDEQFTRNDVKTLPAGGSTAKEMWQRYQQELQKYTEATEEQKEKAADLHCAFQKTKLDGKHLQKLQETINALRSDLSSTQQENEALARCLRTECEEVTEKVQQLRAKLCSAQEAERTRLVNQIKCSDNACKKLQDIMGKGERLLSLADICRKLETEQEKVLPFYTSSVNAEELSQEKAHAMEAMSEELGQKMMDYTDLEKFWQRYNKVLLERLCLEREKKVLGEENQQLRILLKQYLDGISVSDEILQQQNALLMVSCSSLHASPASETQAHPRRTVIEAAHVVQHIL